A window of Thermosipho japonicus genomic DNA:
AGAAAGGGCATAAAGAGGTGCAAAAAATGGGTTTAAAAGCATCAATCCAATTTGAGACATTGAACTATAGGCAAGAACCTTCTTTAAATCTGAAGATATAATTGAAAAAAACACTCCAAAAAGAAATGTTATTATTCCAACAATAAAAAACTCATTTTCACTGGATATTCTAAGTAGTGGAAAAAGCGCGGATTGAGTATATATACTTGAAAGCATGGCAGAAACCTCAGGCTCAACATTGGAATGAACTTCAGGAAGCCACATTCCAAACAAAAAAATACCCGATTTTGAAAATAGAGCCGCCTTTATTAAAAAACCTGGAAAACCATTAACATCTAGTATATCAAAAGTACCATTGACATAATAATACATACCAACTCCAATAAGATAAAAACTCATTGCAAGAGAGCTTGCAAATATGTATTTTAATGCAGTAAGTTTATGCTCAAACTTTTCAGATGACAGTATTAAAAGGGTTATTAGCAAAGTTATTGTTTCAAGCAAAACGTAAATATTAAATAAATCGTGAGAAATAAAAAGTAGATTCAAAATAGGATGCAAAAGAGAAAAGAAAAAATATGTATTTTCATTTGCATATTTAAATATTTGAAAAGAAACCAAAATAGTAACCACAATATTGGTTAGAATAAAATAAAAAGAGGAAGAATCCATAACAAGATGGACTCCTCCATATCCATTTAAAACAATATCAAACCTTTGAAATAAAAGATATATAGAAGACAGCGGAATTATAAATAACGTATATCTTGTTTTTTTAATAAGGTAAAGTGTAAATACAAACAATATCTGAAAAATTGAAAATACAACAAAGGCTATTGTTGCTCTACCTCCTCAATTACCAAATAATCAGGAAGACCATTTTTAAATGGTGGGAAAAATTCTCCTTCAATTAACGGTTTTGCATACTCTATAAATTTATCAGTCACTTCAAATTCGTTATGAAAATCTTCTGGGAGATACTTTGTCTGTTCTGCAACCTTATTCAATTCTACAGTTTTAAATTCAACCTTGTATGGATCATTACTTATTCTTTCAATAGTTACCATTACTCCTGAGACACCAGAAAGTGCTAACCTTACTGCTTCTCTTCCAACACCTTCTGCTTCTTCAACATCCGTTTTACTTGCTATATGCCTTCCACTTCTTTGAAGATAATCAGGTATTGCAACGTGAGTCTTCAAAGAAAGCTCTGATCTTACCATACCTGCGATTGTAAATCCTACACCACCAAGTTGTCTATTTCCAAAACTATCCGTATATCCCATATCAGCAACAAAAAATCCATCTTCGTACTTTATACCCTCAGAAACCGCTACTGAACAATAGCCTTTTCTTCTAATTGTTTCATCTACCTTATCAAGAAATCTCTCTTTATTAAAAACAACTTCCGGGAAAAGAATAATATCTGGTCCTATACCGTTTAACCAGCCAAGTCCAGCAGCAGCCGCAAGCCAACCAGCATGCCTTCCCATTATTTCCATTACAAAAACACGTGTGGAATCAGCATACATGCTTTTCAAGTCAAGAGTAGCCTCCATCATTGCAGTTGCTATATACTTTGCAGCTGAACCATATCCTGGACAATGGTCAGTATAAGGCAAATCATTGTCAATAGTTTTTGGAACACCTATAACCTTGAGTGGAAAGTTTCTTTTTTGAGCTTCGCTATGCAACCTCCATGCTGTATCCATAGAATCATTTCCACCGTTATAAAAGAAATACTCTATTTCATGCTTTTCAAAAATTTCAAATAATTTATTGATATCCTCCTGATTTTTGAGTTTCCTCCTACAAGAACCAAAAGCTGCTGAAGGCGTATATTTAAGACCTTCTATATCAATGTCATTTATCCTTAAAAGATTTTCTCTTAAAACTCCAGAAATTCCATGAATACCAACATATACCTCAAGTCCAGCTTTTTTAGCTTCATCCAAAACTCCATATGCCGATGCATTGATAACACTGGTTACTCCACCTGATTGTGCGTATAAAACCTTCATTTAATAAATACCCCCTTTTAGAGTTATTATACCACACAATAGATTAAATAAAGGTTCCAGCGCTTGCTGGAACCTTAATATGCTATTTCTAATATCTTTTTAATATCATCTCTTTCAAGCTTTTTTAGTTTACCCATAGGAGCCATTTTTGATGCAATTTCGGTTAATTTTTCAATATCTTCTTCTTTAAAACCAAGTTCTTTCAAAGTTGTTGGTGCCCCTATTTTTTTATACCATTGACTTAGTGCATTAATTGCTTCTTCGGGTTTGCAATTTTTCAATCCAAAGATATTTTCACCAAATTGGGCAAATCTTTCTGGTACTTGATTATACACATATTTCATCCATGCAGGAAAGACTACAGCAAGTCCTGCACCATGAGCTACATTAGGATTTAGTGCACTAAGAGCGTGTTCTATAGCGTGAGATGACCAATCTCCACCTTTATGTCCAAGACCGGATACCCCATTTAAAGCAAGGGTAGTAGAAAGGGCAAAATTGGCCCTGGCATCGTAATTTTTGGGATCATCAAGTAAAACTTCTGTAGTCTGTATTATAGTCTTAATTATACCTTCATCAATTCTATCTGTTAAAGAAACTTCTTCACCATCAAAGTAATATTCCATAACATGTGATATAGCATCAACGGCGCCATTTACAAGTTGATTTTGTGGCAATGTATATTGCACTTCCGGGTCAACTACAGAGACTTTAGGATAAACGTGAATTGAACTAAAAGAAAATTTCTCAAGTGTTTCTTCGTTTGTTACAACAGAATTACCATTCATTTCAGTTCCAGTTGCAGAAAGAGTTAATATTGTATACAAAGGCATAGCTTCTTTTACCTTTGCTTTTCCGGAATAAAAGTCCCAAACATCTCCTTTGTATTTTACACCAGCTGCAACCGCTTTTGCACTATCTATTACACTACCACCACCAACCGCAAGTATTGCATCCACATTCTCATTTTTTGCAACAGAAATTGCTTCCTTTACCTTAGACAATACTGGATTAGGTCTTACTCCCCAAACTTCCACTTTTTCAACACCATTTTCCACAAGTGATCTTACTACCTTTTCATATACTCCATTCTTTTTAATAGAACCCCCACCTGCAAGAAGAAGAACCTTTTTAACGTTATCTTTTTTTAAATATTCTCCTATCTTTTCGACGGTATTTTTTCCAAAGACAAGTTTTGTTGGGTTATAAAACACAAAATTTTGCATATCCTTACACCTCCCCTTCAAGTTTTTCAATTAAACTATTCACCCATTTAAAAACTTCTTTTTTCTCTTCTAAATTTACCTTTCTTATCCATCCTTTAAACACGGCACTTTTAAACATTAGATTTTCTACTTTACTTTCAAGGACTTTTAGGTATTGCTTTTCAATATATACCTTACCTGCTTTTCCAAAAATCTGGGCCATGCATACTATGAACAAAGCTACATTTTTTGTACTAAATTTATCCGAATATTTTTGTAGAAAATCAGTTATGCTCTTTAAAGGTTTTTCGTAGTAAATAGGAGAGCCAACAATAAACAGATCATATGAAAAATCATTATTGAATTCATTAACTTTAAAAATATCTACAACTGCACCATTTTCTTGAAAAGCTTCTTTTATCCACTTAGCAAAAAGCTCCGTCGATCTTCTTTTAGTATCATATATTATACATACCCTCATATTTAATCCTTCAAATCATCCCTCATTCCAATTTCATTTAATATAATAAAGTCCTTATTACGCCAATCTTTTTTCACCTTTACATGTAAATCAAGAAAAACTTTACCACCAACAAGATATTCTATTTCTTTTCTTGCCTCCTGACCAATTGTTTTTATCATATTTCCTTTATGACCAATAATAATTCCCTTCTGACTATTTCTATCAACGTATATATTTGCACGTATGTACAACACCCCATTATCTCTTTCTTTTATTTCTTCTATTATGACAGCAACAGAATGTGGAACCTCTTCATATGTATGATGAAAAATCTTTTCCCTTATTATCTCAGATGCCATAAAAGATAGAGGTCTATCAGTTATCATATCTTCAGGATAGAACTGAGGTCCCTCTTCAAGGTTTTCAACAATTAGATCTAAAAGTTCTTTTATTCCCTCTCCCCTTACAGCAGAGGTCTTTACTATGTCCACACAATTTTCAAGACTATTCTTCATTTCATTATAAATTTGTTCAACCTTTTTAGCATCTACAAGATCAATTTTATTTATTACACCTATAGTCTTTGTCTTTGATTGATTTACATAATCAAAGACAAACCTTTCCGGTTTTCCAATTCCTTCTTTTGCATCCACAACGGTCAAGATTAAATCAACACCTTTTAGTGCACTTACTGCTGCCTTAACCATGTATTCTCCAAGCCTGTACAATGGCTTATGTATTCCAGGTGTATCTACGAAAATTATCTGAAAATCATCACTAGTATGTATAACATTTATTCTATTTCTCGTAGTTTGCGGTTTATCTGAAACAATTAAAATTTTCTTACCAACTATCGCATTAACAATAGAAGATTTTCCCACATTTGGCTTTCCAGCAAGTGCGACAAATCCTGATTTCATATCAGACCTCCTCAAATCTCAATTTCAATGGATATTTGTATATCAAATCTTTCTTGATCTTTTCCCAGATCTTATTTACTTCATCCTCATTTAATGTTTTATCTTCTGCTCTAAACACACAATAAACAGTCACACTCTTGTATCCTTCTTCTATTCCTTTTCCAGCATAAACATCAGATATCCCAGCTTCTTCAACGTATTTATACTTATAAAGACCTTCAATTACCTTTCCCATCAAAAAGTTATTTGGAACAAGAAGTGAAACATCACGTCTTACAGATGGAAATTGTGAACTTTCCCTGTATTCTGGAATCTCCACGTAATTTTCATACAAAGGTTGGGTTAATAATTCTAGCACGTAAACTTCATCTTTTACATCGTAGAATTTATCCACCATCTCATCATCGAGCATTCCCATAACACCTATTTCTTGACCATTTAAAAGAATCTTTGCACACCTTGTAGGAACAAATCCCTCAACTTCTGCTGGTTCAAATTCAAATTTTAGGTTGAACTCTTCGGCTAAATTTTCAACATAACCTTTAAAGGTATAAAAATCGATCATTCTTTGATCTGTATAATCTCTTTTATTAATTCTTCCCGTTGCAACAAACGCTAATTTTTCAACATCTTTAGGTTGGCCGTTTTCTTCAATAAATACCTTCCCAACTTCAAATAGCTTTACATCTCTATTTTGTCTTTTGTAATTATACGAAAGAGAATCAAGAAGCCCATACAGTAATGATGGTCTCATAACAGCCATCTCTTCATTAATTGGATTTGAAATTCTCACACTAAAACCGGTAAAGTTCCATTTGCCTACTATATCATTTGATACAAAAGACAAATTCATTGCCTCCAAAAAGCCTTCCGCTTTTAAAGCATCTTTTAATTTATATCTTAGCTTTTGATTTTTACTTCTTGAATTGCTATTTATCAATATCCTAAAAGGTTCACTTTCTATCTTTTCCATCCCGTATATTCTTGAAATTTCCTCTACAAGATCGATAGGTCTTGTAACATCAAAATACCTATACGTTGGAACAAATACTTTATTACCTTCTACCTCAAAACCCAATCTATTTAGAATCTTTCTTTGTACATCTTCTTCAATATTTTCTCCAACAACCTTGTTTGTAAAATTAAAATCAAAATCGATCTCAGTTCTATCAATTTTTCTTGGATAAAGATCTAGAATATCAGTAGGTGTTCCACCGGAAAGCTCTAAAATGAGCTCTGTAAGCCTATTTATAACATACATTGCATCGTTTGGATCTACACCTCTTTCAAATCTATAAGAAGAATCTGTTATAATTCCATGTGCTTTTGATGTTTTTCTTATCCTAACAGGATCAAACATAGCAACTTCAAGGAGAATGTCTTTTGTATCTTCCTTTACTCCTGATTCTTCTCCGCCCATTACTCCACCAAGTGCTAGTATCTTTTCACCGTCAGTAATCAATACTTCTCCACCCAAAAGCTTGTATTTGTTTTCATCCAAAAGTAGTATCTCTTCTCCACCTTTTGCATCTTTTACAACTATCTTTGGAACGTTTTTCAAGTCAAATGCATGCACCGGGTGCCCAGTTTCAAGCATTACATAATTTGTGATATCAACAATGTTGTTTATTGGTCTTAATCCAGCTGCAATCAGTCTTTTTTTAAGCCACATTGGGCTTTCTTTTACTGTAACATTTCTTATAACCCTTGCAGTATACCTATAGCAACCATCACTTTCAATTCTTATTTCAACTGGAAATTTTTCTTTTCCATCTATATTCTTATCTTTCAAATTTAAATCAACATCATAAATTGCAGAAACTTCCCTTGCAATACCTATAACGCTGAGACAATCAGGTCTATTTGGTGTAATTTCTATATCAAGTACTTTGTCTTTTAATCCAAAGTATTCAACTACATCCGTTCCCGGCTCTACTTCTTCTTTAAACTTATACACTCCACTTGATTTTTCTTCAAGACCTAACTCTTGAAGAGAACACATCATACCTTCAGACAATATTCCACGCATCTTTCTTGGAACAATCTTTAAATCAAAAAGTCTAGCACCTTCAAGTGCTACTGGCACTGTATCTCCCTTGGAAACACTGAGGTCTCCGGTTAAAATCGTTTTTATTTGATCACCAACGTCAACCTTACATACAATTAATTTATCTGCATTAGGATGTTTTTCAACATCTATTACCTTTCCAACAACTATTTTTCCTTCAACATCGAAAGGATTAATTATTTCTTCTACATTTGTTCCCGTTAAACTAAGCTTTTCAGCAATCTCTTCTGCACTCTTTTCAATATTTACAAAATCTTTTAGCCAATTAATTGAAAGTCTCAAAACAATTCACCTCCAAAAACTATTCTTTTTTCTTTTTAAAATTAATCACAAATCCTAATACTACAAGAATTAGAAAAATAACTATCGCTATAGAAGAAAATAATGGTTCATTCACTTTTGAAAAATTGCCCCTTAAAATAAAGCCAATTATAACTGCAGAAATAGTTCCAGCACCTACAAGAATAGATAAAATACCTATTACCTCTGCACTCTTTTTATAAGTTACAATTCCACCTAATATTCCAAGAACAATTGCAACACCTGCGTATAAATACAATGGCTCAAACGATAGTGTAATTCCAAAATAACCAATTATAAAGTTTGCTAAATAATATCCAAGAGCTCCAACTATTAAAAATCCAAAAATAAATGTTATAGATTTATATATTGCATACAAAACCGCAGCAGCAATAACACCAAAAACAACCATTGAAATTTGGTAATACGTTGGATTCGAAAGCCATTCCTTAATTTGCGGAACTCTCGCAACTATTGCTGGAAATAACATGTTAATACCAATTATAAACCCAAATATTGCAACAGATAACTTTTCAACAAATTTCGCAGCAAAAAGAAGAAAAATACCAGCAATCAATGAATAATACCAATAATCATATAAAGGTCGAAGGTAGTGCTCTAATTCAGCCATGGTTTCACCCCTCAATATATTTTAAAACTTCCTGGCGAACTTTTTCATCCTTCATTCGCTCTTGTGCCTTTCTATTATTTCCAGTTGCAAGATAACATAGTGCTAGTTGCACATTAAGCTCAAAATCCCTAAATCCCAACTTTTCAGCCTTTTCAAAGTTAAATATTGCAAGAGAATAATTATCTATTTCCATGAACGCACAGCCCATGTTAAAATAACACTCTGCAAAATCCGGCTTTATCTGTAACGCTTGCTTGTAGTACTCTATTGCCTTTGCAATTAAACCTCTTCTTCTATATATATTTCCAAGGTTATTATACGCTTCAGGTACATTTTCTTTTATAAGTTCTCTGTAAATTTTTTCGGCCTCATCAAATTTTCCTTGCTTTGACAATTCAATCGCCTTTATTAGCTTCTCCACCATTTACAACTTCCTCCGTATACACAAATATATCAGTAAATTTTTCATCTGCAACTTCAAATTTCACAGATACCTTTACAAGCGGTAAAGGAAATATTTTTGCATAGTTGTATGTAATCTTCCATTTAAATTTCCCTCTCTTTTCAAACTCAATTGGAGCTCCTCCCGTAAATTTCCACCTATCATTTTTTACAATTACTTTTCCAAGAAATCTATCAGTTAAAAGACTTTTTGAAATTTCAGTTGTTGGATATATTGTGTCTTGTTCTCCTTCAATTTGTGCAAATTCTCTGACATCTTCCTCATATATATTTAAAAAATCTTTAGCAAGGTATATATCGTCACCAAAATAATCCTCAAGGCATACATGTGCAGTTAATGTGGCATCACTTGTTTCAAAACTTTCTACTTTAACAAAAATAGGAAGATCATCTTTTAATAAATACCAATTTATCATATCACTCTTCCAATCAATCACAAAAAGGTGTGGATAAGAATATTCAATAAACATCGGAGATGAATTAATTTTAAATTCACTTTCTCCTGCAATTATCTTATTTCCGTCAAAATATATTAATTGGCCTGCAGGAGTTACTTCAAAACTCCAAATTTTATCTTTTAACTTTATTTTATCCTTTAGCTCAAGTGTATAAAGATTATACACTAATATCTGATTTGAAAATGCATCTAGTATATACAAATTTTCATAATTAATATCACAATCTAGTGCAATTGTTGGAAGCGGAAGATTTTTTTCAATCACACCATCTGAAAAGATATAAATCTTTGAAGCATCAACAACAACTAATCTATTAGCTCTGTCAACTCCGGCGATTATAGGACTTTTTAAACCTGTGTAGATTGGTTTCTGATCTTCTAGGGTATATATAGAATCCTCAGATGAAATAAACACTTTCCCAAAAGAATCTACAGCTATACTCCTTGGATTATATGGAAGTTTAATTATATTCGAAATTTTAAAATCGTCTAAAACAATAAGCCTTTTATTTTTTTTGTCGATCACATAAACTTTTTCACCGTATACAGCAAGGCCTACAGGGGAATAAAAATACTCTGTAAGACCTTCTTTCCCAGAAACACTATTTACAAATTTTAGTTTATAATCTTTCACCTCGAAATTTTCAGGGGAGTTAAAAACCTCTATTTTTTTATACAGCTCCATTATTTCTGGAATATTAGTAATAGTTAAAAGTGTTTTCAAATTCTCACGTGCTGCATCAACTTGATCGTTATAAATATCTATCTTTGCTTTAACATACCAAAACCAAGGTATTTCCCTTGCAGAAATACTTCCAGTCATTGCATCATCCATTTTTAAACTTGCCTCTGCATATTTTCCTTCACTCCAAAGCTTTATAGCCTCACTTAAAAAAGCCCTGCTTTGCTCTTCAGTTAAAATAGAAAATGATATAACGGAAATTAACAAAAATATCAGAGGAAGGATTTTTCTCAATTTTTTTTCCCCTTTCCAAAAAAGTATTTAACAACATCCGTCTTTCTTTCATTTCCATTTAAAAGCCTTTTTATATTTTCCTTATGCCTGAGCATTGAAAAGAGGGAAAGTGCAAGAAAAATCACCCAATAATCTTTTCCAATAAAAAATGTAAAAATTGACGCACCTAAAAGCCCTATTATAGAACCAAGGGAAACATACTTTGTAAAAATTACTATTAAAAGCCAAATGAGAAAAAATACCAACCCACTCCATGGATTTATTGCAAGAAAAACACCAAATGTTGTAGCAACACCTTTACCACCTTTAAATTTTAAATATATAGGAAAACAATGCCCAAAAACTGCAAAACTTCCAGAAAGTAGCATTGCATTAATTCCAAGGCTACTTACAAAAATGACAGCTAAATACCCCTTTAAAATATCAAGAAAAAAGGCAAGTGCTCCGTAAAATGCACCTGCACTTCTTAAGACATTTGTTCCACCAACATTTCCACTTCCAACTTTCCTTATATCAATACCTCTCAATTTCCCAATCAGAAAACTAAAAGGAATTGCTCCCAAAAAGTAACCAATTAATATCGCATAAATATGATGTTCCACGTTATTCCCCCTTTAAAATAAATGCATAAATATACTCTTTGTTTCTCACATATAAAAGTCTGTATTTTCCATCTTCAAGATTTGCATTTTTTACGATCTTTCCAATTTCAATATCACCTTTTATAAATACCTTCTTGTTTTTCACTTCAAATATAACAACTTTTCCATTTTTTCTAGCAAATTCAAACTTTTCCTTGTAGCGAGCAATATCGTCTACTCTTTCAATTTTTATAACTCTACCTTTTTTTACATCGTATACAACAAAGTATAATTGCATACTTTGTTGCTGTT
This region includes:
- a CDS encoding 6-phosphofructokinase, which encodes MKVLYAQSGGVTSVINASAYGVLDEAKKAGLEVYVGIHGISGVLRENLLRINDIDIEGLKYTPSAAFGSCRRKLKNQEDINKLFEIFEKHEIEYFFYNGGNDSMDTAWRLHSEAQKRNFPLKVIGVPKTIDNDLPYTDHCPGYGSAAKYIATAMMEATLDLKSMYADSTRVFVMEIMGRHAGWLAAAAGLGWLNGIGPDIILFPEVVFNKERFLDKVDETIRRKGYCSVAVSEGIKYEDGFFVADMGYTDSFGNRQLGGVGFTIAGMVRSELSLKTHVAIPDYLQRSGRHIASKTDVEEAEGVGREAVRLALSGVSGVMVTIERISNDPYKVEFKTVELNKVAEQTKYLPEDFHNEFEVTDKFIEYAKPLIEGEFFPPFKNGLPDYLVIEEVEQQ
- a CDS encoding tetratricopeptide repeat protein, which produces MVEKLIKAIELSKQGKFDEAEKIYRELIKENVPEAYNNLGNIYRRRGLIAKAIEYYKQALQIKPDFAECYFNMGCAFMEIDNYSLAIFNFEKAEKLGFRDFELNVQLALCYLATGNNRKAQERMKDEKVRQEVLKYIEG
- a CDS encoding iron-containing alcohol dehydrogenase, which translates into the protein MQNFVFYNPTKLVFGKNTVEKIGEYLKKDNVKKVLLLAGGGSIKKNGVYEKVVRSLVENGVEKVEVWGVRPNPVLSKVKEAISVAKNENVDAILAVGGGSVIDSAKAVAAGVKYKGDVWDFYSGKAKVKEAMPLYTILTLSATGTEMNGNSVVTNEETLEKFSFSSIHVYPKVSVVDPEVQYTLPQNQLVNGAVDAISHVMEYYFDGEEVSLTDRIDEGIIKTIIQTTEVLLDDPKNYDARANFALSTTLALNGVSGLGHKGGDWSSHAIEHALSALNPNVAHGAGLAVVFPAWMKYVYNQVPERFAQFGENIFGLKNCKPEEAINALSQWYKKIGAPTTLKELGFKEEDIEKLTEIASKMAPMGKLKKLERDDIKKILEIAY
- a CDS encoding proton-conducting transporter membrane subunit; amino-acid sequence: MDSSSFYFILTNIVVTILVSFQIFKYANENTYFFFSLLHPILNLLFISHDLFNIYVLLETITLLITLLILSSEKFEHKLTALKYIFASSLAMSFYLIGVGMYYYVNGTFDILDVNGFPGFLIKAALFSKSGIFLFGMWLPEVHSNVEPEVSAMLSSIYTQSALFPLLRISSENEFFIVGIITFLFGVFFSIISSDLKKVLAYSSMSQIGLMLLNPFFAPLYALSHGISKAILFLTTRYQKRDLRIKREVNILLFLTMFICLLSLSGFSLTLGGYVKSKMIHGLFSYLISFLSSIYAGKMLKVKIDFRFEKKFIYLFLASLILIFPYFNLKSFVVILGMLIGVLLNINLDLSFTTETILTLMTFSVSIFSLFGGVIW
- the plsY gene encoding glycerol-3-phosphate 1-O-acyltransferase PlsY, whose protein sequence is MEHHIYAILIGYFLGAIPFSFLIGKLRGIDIRKVGSGNVGGTNVLRSAGAFYGALAFFLDILKGYLAVIFVSSLGINAMLLSGSFAVFGHCFPIYLKFKGGKGVATTFGVFLAINPWSGLVFFLIWLLIVIFTKYVSLGSIIGLLGASIFTFFIGKDYWVIFLALSLFSMLRHKENIKRLLNGNERKTDVVKYFFGKGKKN
- a CDS encoding flavodoxin domain-containing protein; translation: MRVCIIYDTKRRSTELFAKWIKEAFQENGAVVDIFKVNEFNNDFSYDLFIVGSPIYYEKPLKSITDFLQKYSDKFSTKNVALFIVCMAQIFGKAGKVYIEKQYLKVLESKVENLMFKSAVFKGWIRKVNLEEKKEVFKWVNSLIEKLEGEV
- the era gene encoding GTPase Era codes for the protein MKSGFVALAGKPNVGKSSIVNAIVGKKILIVSDKPQTTRNRINVIHTSDDFQIIFVDTPGIHKPLYRLGEYMVKAAVSALKGVDLILTVVDAKEGIGKPERFVFDYVNQSKTKTIGVINKIDLVDAKKVEQIYNEMKNSLENCVDIVKTSAVRGEGIKELLDLIVENLEEGPQFYPEDMITDRPLSFMASEIIREKIFHHTYEEVPHSVAVIIEEIKERDNGVLYIRANIYVDRNSQKGIIIGHKGNMIKTIGQEARKEIEYLVGGKVFLDLHVKVKKDWRNKDFIILNEIGMRDDLKD
- the pheT gene encoding phenylalanine--tRNA ligase subunit beta encodes the protein MRLSINWLKDFVNIEKSAEEIAEKLSLTGTNVEEIINPFDVEGKIVVGKVIDVEKHPNADKLIVCKVDVGDQIKTILTGDLSVSKGDTVPVALEGARLFDLKIVPRKMRGILSEGMMCSLQELGLEEKSSGVYKFKEEVEPGTDVVEYFGLKDKVLDIEITPNRPDCLSVIGIAREVSAIYDVDLNLKDKNIDGKEKFPVEIRIESDGCYRYTARVIRNVTVKESPMWLKKRLIAAGLRPINNIVDITNYVMLETGHPVHAFDLKNVPKIVVKDAKGGEEILLLDENKYKLLGGEVLITDGEKILALGGVMGGEESGVKEDTKDILLEVAMFDPVRIRKTSKAHGIITDSSYRFERGVDPNDAMYVINRLTELILELSGGTPTDILDLYPRKIDRTEIDFDFNFTNKVVGENIEEDVQRKILNRLGFEVEGNKVFVPTYRYFDVTRPIDLVEEISRIYGMEKIESEPFRILINSNSRSKNQKLRYKLKDALKAEGFLEAMNLSFVSNDIVGKWNFTGFSVRISNPINEEMAVMRPSLLYGLLDSLSYNYKRQNRDVKLFEVGKVFIEENGQPKDVEKLAFVATGRINKRDYTDQRMIDFYTFKGYVENLAEEFNLKFEFEPAEVEGFVPTRCAKILLNGQEIGVMGMLDDEMVDKFYDVKDEVYVLELLTQPLYENYVEIPEYRESSQFPSVRRDVSLLVPNNFLMGKVIEGLYKYKYVEEAGISDVYAGKGIEEGYKSVTVYCVFRAEDKTLNEDEVNKIWEKIKKDLIYKYPLKLRFEEV